From Rutidosis leptorrhynchoides isolate AG116_Rl617_1_P2 chromosome 3, CSIRO_AGI_Rlap_v1, whole genome shotgun sequence, a single genomic window includes:
- the LOC139901170 gene encoding uncharacterized protein, whose amino-acid sequence MPVSLIKPLPPVLHNKMALLKEEIVLSMKQQGQCLCVCYVLNSDENLGKFNVRGDEAIFISYLQDRVAYHVYNRRTRIIKESTNVKFDEMFEILLGHNGSRPGLNPSTPKSPFRHVPLVTSDDLDVLFKPIIPPTLPTPTVGPEPIPPESITIGVSTTTTNVPTITSHIPIVDTCPLEIGENSPSNETNAPVSDETSPPVFPIEQNVKIPVPLWEENATYPTVNTDLTGSSSSSYVDTSLVNETNPPLPHTTKWTMDHPIHQIIAHEALQDPNWSIAMQEEIHQFDRLEVWELVPRPPGIDYDEIFTHVARLEAIQLFLSYAAHKRFPVYQMDVKTAFLNGVLQEEVYVSQPKGFIDHKQPYHVYLWFKALYGLKHAPRACYETLTAFLLKNGFDNS is encoded by the exons ATGCCGGTATCACTCATCAAACCTTTGCCTCccgtactccacaacaaaatggcgtTGTTGAAAGAAGAAATCGTACTCTCGATGAAGCAGCAAGGACAATGCTT GTGTGTTTGCTATGTTCTGAACTCTGATGAAAACCTTGGAAAGTTTAATGTTCGTGGTGATGAAGCCATTTTCATTAGCTATTTGCAGGATCGTGTGGCCTACCATGTCTATAACCGTCGAACTCGCATCATTAAAGAAAGCACAAATGTGAAGTTTGACGAGATGTTCGAAATACTTCTTGGACATAATGGTTCTCGACCCGGTCTTAATCCTTCTACACCTAAATCTCCATTCCGACATGTTCCCCTTGTAACCTCGGATGACCTCGATGTGTTGTTTAAACCCATCATTCCACCAACTCTACCAACTCCCACGGTAGGTCCTGAACCTATTCCCCCAGAATCCATCACTATTG GAGtgtctactactactactaatgttCCAACTATCACCTCTCATATTCCAATAGTAGACACTTGTCCCCTCGAGATTGGTGAAAACTCCCCTTCCAATGAAACAAATGCCCCTGTTTCTGATGAAACATCTCCTCCCGTGTTTCCCATTGAGCAAAATGTCAAAATACCCGTACCTCTATGGGAAGAGAATGCAACCTATCCTACAGTCAATACGGATCTAACAGGATCATCATCCTCTTCATATGTTGATACATCTCTTGTCAATGAAACCAATCCTCCACTTCCGCACACTACCAAATGGACTATGGATCACCCAATTCATCAAATCATAG CTCATGAGGCTCTACAAGATCCCAACTGGTCAATCGCCATGCAGGAAGAAATTCATCAATTTGACCGTCTTGAAGTATGGGAACTTGTACCACGACCACCTG GGATTGACTACGACGAAATATTTACTCATGTAGCACGCTTAGAAGCCATCCAACTGTTCCTATCATATGCTGCACACAAGCGGTTTCCcgtctatcaaatggatgtcaaaactgctttcctgaACGGCGTGCttcaagaagaagtctatgtcagtCAACCTAAAGGTTTTATAGATCATAAACAACCCTACCATGTGTATCTCTGGTTCAAAGCCCTTTATGGCCTTAAACATGCACCCAGGGCTTGCTATGAAACCTTGACTGCCTTCCTTCTCAAAAATggctttgataactcctaa